A stretch of Oreochromis aureus strain Israel breed Guangdong linkage group 11, ZZ_aureus, whole genome shotgun sequence DNA encodes these proteins:
- the eny2 gene encoding transcription and mRNA export factor ENY2, translating into MSRESRMRATINQKLTEMGERERLKEILRARLTECGWKDQMKAHCKEVIKEKGLEHVTVDDLVVEITPKGRALVPDSVKKDLLHRIRGFLAQHAT; encoded by the exons ATGAGTAGAGAGTCCAGAATGAGAGCAACAATAAACCAAAAGTTGACCGAgatgggagaaagagagag ATTGAAAGAGATACTGAGGGCTAGGCTCACTGAGTGCGGATGGAAGGACCAGATGAAGGCTCACTGCAAAG AAGTCATCAAAGAAAAGGGCTTGGAGCACGTTACTGTGGACGACCTGGTTGTAGAAATCACTCCCAAAGGCAGAG CCTTGGTGCCAGACAGCGTGAAGAAAGACCTTCTACACAGAATAAGAGGCTTCTTGGCTCAGCATGCCACATAA